In Anopheles arabiensis isolate DONGOLA chromosome 2, AaraD3, whole genome shotgun sequence, the genomic window TTTTTACttcgtccttttttttcaatgcttGCTCCCTGGCTTGGGGGaaaacagcaccaccatcaccaccggaAGACAGGTTTTCCGCTTATGTATCCGTTTCCGCTTCCGCTCGGTCGACCGTTCCCCCCGGCAGATGATTGGCGTATCCATCGGGAGGCGTCCAGGGAAGCGAAATGCGTTTCTAATCAAGCTGGCGGTCGCTAGGGTGCCGCCGCACAGCCGGATGATTGTGTCCTGCTTCCAGGAATAGAAAGAATACACAGCCCACGGCCACACCAAGTGCCATAGAGTGCCGTACGGTGTGTAATCCAGTGTGCGAAAAATTCTAAAAGAGGAcaaaaagccacacacacacacgcacacttatgGAGAAaagtgagagcgagaaaaaagaaaaagtccCGAGAAAAGCAAATACCCTCCAACGGAAACGGTGCCGCGCATCTCCGTCTTGTGGCTGTGGTTTAAGGCCGTGACCGCATTCGGGAGCGTCTTCAATCGTCGTTCGCATTGTTGACTTATGCTCGCGCTTTTGCCccgatgtgtttgtgtgtgtgcgttggtgcgTGTGCTAAGCAAATCCGTCTATTTGTTGTTCCACTTTGTGCGGTATGCGGTGTCACTTCGACCGCTTCTTGCTCGGCTTTTTCCCCATCCCGTAGCAcgctttgtttgctttggcAACTGGGAACAGCTTTTCTCTGGTGCCGTCCCCGCGGCCACTGATTCGTGGCCGTGCGTCCCTCGTGTCCCTGTAAGACGACACAGGCTCTTCGGCGAGAGAATGGCACTGCTGACGCAAGCAGACACGCCGGCATATCGATCGGAAGCCGCTGAAACATCATCGGATTCCTGTTACTGAACCGTAAGGAAGGGCATTCAAATATGACAAAGTGTTCTGCGGAAAGGTCAACTTGCTCTTGTGGAGTCACGCACGACGTCAAAACGCATGAATTGAAAATGTATTGATGATACTTCTCCTCGGAGTTTCTTGCGGTCGACTACATATTGCTTTGCTGCACCGTTTGTGTTATTTTAAATCGTTTTCAACTAAACTATCGTTTAAAGGATGAAACGATTTTCCCGAAATAATTACGATTGGAAAGGGCATTCGTGTTACCCTTGGGGAAGGGATTTGCTTGCGTTAACCGTTGTCTTTCAATTAGATTTTatgcctccccccccccccctattcATGACCTTTTTGTCGAAGTGGCTTACAAACAAAGAGCCACCACGGGAGCACTCGCACAAACAAATCATATTTCATGGCTGACGGGTAGGAAAACACGGAACGATGGTTATGCCGCTAGCTACACCACCGTAACTAGCATTATCCGGGGATTTCCTGTGGACGCTCGGAGAAAGATAACACAAACCCTTCGGCAACCGTTTCGTTTTACCACGGTATCGCTTTGccatcatacaaaaaaaacgacgcgCACAGTGAGATAGGTTTCAGACAAATCAACCAGTTGGGTATATGCTACTGTTGAATAGTGGATTCAGTGGATAAGCTGGGAAGGTATTAAATGTAGAACAAAATTTAGCATAAAATAGTATGAAAAAGGGCTGTATAATCATCCATATAACCGTTTGCGCCTAAATGCAGGCAATGGTTCATACTTTTAGCAGTTTCTAAACCCAACAagtttgttttatgtatttagTTTGATAGAGTTTGAGATATTGTACGTAAACCTAAATACGATCcaattctatttaaaaaagcaaatatCTATACCGTTTAAATAATACTAAACAATGATGGCTTGAATCAAATGGAAAAGGGTAAAAGCCCTAGTACTTCCACGAAAGTgatgtaaaatattatttattttcatcaatCCCACCCTCTTCGCCTTAGCTGCCTTCACATTGCGATGGCAAAACACCTCGCCAGATTGCTTCAtcccaccgtgtgtgtgtgtgtaaaagtgATTGTATCCCCGAGATGAATCGTAATTGAATTTCACCGTCGCTAAagtttgaatgatttatttaacATTTGTATTTTGGCTTGCTCGTGTGCGCACCGGTACACCGCAATTGTCCCTTCGTTGATCCTTTTAAGCAGGGATGTAACCGGGCAACCGAGAACCGAAAAAGGGTGGtggaggtgtttttttttttctcgtacgGCGTACGGCGCGTGCACGGTTGAACGGATTCGTTCTTTCAATCCTTCATCAGAAATCCCCAGCCCCAGCGCGCGGAGATACAATTCGGTGTGCCAAAGTTTCGTCGCGTTCCTTTGGTCGTGTGGGATTATATAGCCCCGTACATCACCTCCTTACACCATTCCCTGCCCTTTACAATGGGATGGTCTATTCGGAGGAAGGCAAAAACAATTCCAACGCGAGCTCTACCCACGCCGGGAGATTGAGGATTCGGCGGGGCGCGAATTATGATGTTTtgattggattttgtttttcccagACAAAGCACAGCCGCAGGGACCGTAGCGTGCGCGATGGTGTCGATGGGTAGTTGATTTGATGGAACCCTATGTAGTACCGCCACACTGTGGAGTGGAGTTTCGGGTGTCCCGTAGGTGTCGGGGACAATCAACGCGCATCCCTTTGCAGGGCCGCGAATGTGGTATGTGTGCTGGCGGCAGTACGATAACACCAGTGCAGTAAACATGAACTTTACAATCGCGCCGTGGGAAAATGTTTACCGAGCATCTAATTGgctgttggggtttttttattcgttataACGGGGGGGTTTTATGCTACATTTCACCATCGCTATGCATATGCGTTGCGTGATTATTGTAGGCAATCAATTTAACGTTTTATTGTTCGTTTTAAATTCCAACGCCCGCTGATGGGCATgtctgataaaaaaaaacacacacacacacataaacaaaaagaaagttaTCGGAAAGAGCAGCGATTGGGGCGATAAGAAAAAACCGACACAAACCGGGTGAACAAACTGAGCAGCGGAAAACATGTTAAAACAACAGCGCTACAACAGGCGACGGGAACATGCGTAAGCAGCGAGTCCGCCCCGGCGATAAAATACACAATCAATCGTGAGGTGGGTGAGaacgaggaaaaaaacacatcgccCACACGAACACCGGTCCAATAATTGTCATCCGATAGATTGAGgttattttgtttccattaaaattaattaaaaacacgCTTCATCAAATATTTATCCACTGCACGCGGTGGCGCTGACACTGCGCCTGAATGTTTGCACACCGCTAGAACTTTGAACGCGTGGAGCACGGTgcacgatttttgttttccatcgcTCCCGCACATACCGTGAGTGTACACACGTTCACACGCTCGTTGGTGGCAACACTTCCGGGTGAGTGATTGCAATTGTGGTGTCATTTGCAAGTGCACTTTTATCACACCATACTCTCCCGAGTGGGGGTTTACGAGGTGGGTGCTCGAGGGGCTGAGCTGGGCGAGGATTAGAAGTGTTTGAagttttatcacttttatctAACACTCTAACCTCAGGCATTGGTTGCCGCTCCATTCGCTCTCAATCAGTCGCAAATGTGGCGTAAAATTAATGTTTGCCATTTGCGCGTAATCACCTGACGAAATTGTTGCACTGAAACATGCCCTCGGTCGGATAATCGATTAATTGAGGCGAACAGTTACAAATTGAGTTGTTCGGCACATCTGCTTGTTTACggtgaacaacaacaatgcgCTCAGCTCACGGCCGAATGCCCTCCAAACTGCAACAGCCTGTCATCAAGTGGTTTGCGGCaatcagccaaacaatcagaTTTGTCGCTGTTTTTTCTAACTTGCCTGGgttgaaaataaattgataaatacTTTATTCGTGTACGAAACCATTGAAACTACACCGCGCGTTTAACTGGGGCTGCCATCCGCTTGCGCACTACTCGCACAACGCATCTAGGTCGGGAACGCACATGCCCATCAGCGGATCGAACCGCTCGCCGGCAGCGCACTTGAACTTGCTCTTCTTGAACTTGTCCAGCTTCTTGAGCGTGCAGACGAAGTAGCGACCGCAGTTGTTCGGATCGGCAAAGGTGCCCTCCTCCAGACACTGGAACTTTACCTTCAGCTTCGGTTGCTCCTCAGCTACCGGGGCGACGGGCTCAACCTCCGGTTCCACCGGCTCCACTGCACTATCGACTTCCGCTGGGTGCGACTCCTCGGCAACTTCAGCCGCCGCTAGCTCATCGTCCAGCTCATCAAACGGCAACGAACGTCCCGCCACCGCAAAGGCACACCGTCCGCGGAACGCATTGTACACCTGGCCCATCGGGCACTGCATCTTGTACTGGAGGTAGCCACCGAACATGTTCCACACGCACCAGAAGTACGAGGTCGGATCGGCCGGATCGGGGAACCGACCCGGGCCCATGCACGTGAACTCCCCGGGGAAGCAAACGCTCTGGTCGGCCGTGCAGCGTTCCAGCGACGGATTGTACGCGTACCCGGCCAAACAGTTCTGCTCGAGACTGTACAGTCCGAAGGGCAGCCAGAAGCAGACGTAGTATTTGTGACAGTCGGTCGGATTGGCGAAGCGACCGGCAGCCGGACACACAAACTCGCCCGATCCGGGTGCTTGCGGGTGGACGGTGCTAGCCTCGTTCGATTCCGCGCCCGATTCGGCCGACGGAGCCTCGGTAGAGTCTGGCGATGCGTTGGAGCCTTCGTTCGAGCCCGACTCTCCTCCGTTGGACGCTGAGTTGTCCTCCTCGGTGGCGGTTGTGGTGGGTGCGGTTGACGTTGTTTCGGCCTCGGTTACAGCTGCAGTTGTTTCGGGTGCAGAGGTGGCTTCAGGAGTCTCTGGTGCCTCGGTGCCGGTGGGTTCAGCAGCCTCTGGTTCCTCCGATGGTACGACGGGAGATTCAGGATTCTCCGATTCCTCAGCCGGTTGAGAAGTGGGCTCAGACGCTTCGGGCTCTACCGATGGTTCGGAGCTAACTTCCGGAGCCTCAGTCTCCACAGGCGATGCTGGTGTCGATTCCGAAGCTTCAGGTTCCACGGGTGCTTCCGAGGTTACTTCCTCAACTTCAGCTTCCACCTCAGGCTCTGATGGTACCGTTTCGGAACCTGTTTCCTCTTCTGCCTCTGGGAGAACAGGTGCTTCGGTTTCTTCCGGAACTTCCACCGGTGTCTCGGTTTCTACCTGCTCTGGTGCTTCTGGAGCTGCGGCTGTAGAAGCGTCCTGCGAGACTTCGGTCTCAGCAGCTACGCCCTCCGTCGATTGTTCGGACTGTACACTTTCTTCCGTCGTGACAGCTTCGGAAGCGTCCGTGGACGATTGTTCCTCCACTTGCTGCTGAGTAGTCGAGTCCGGTTCCGAAGCTTCCGTCTGTTCCGTCGCTACAGCCGATTCCGTGTTTCCGCTGGCTTCTACCTCGGCTGCTTCCGTTGCAACTGATTCCTGTCCGGATACGCCTTCCGATGGTGGCGCTAAGGTGGTTGATTCTTCTACTGCCGGCGAATTGTTTTCTTCCGGCAATTCCGTTTCAGCGGGGGACTGTTCCACTTCCGCATTGGTTGATTGTGCCGTTGTCTCTGCTTCGGGGACCGATGTTGATGGTGCAGATTCTTCCGCCGGTACGGTTGTTTCCGACTGTTCCGGTAATTCGGTGTCTTCCGATGGTGCAGCCGCTTCTTCTTGCGGAACCTCGTTAGTCTCCACTTCTACGGCTACCGTTGAAGATTCGGGTGCAAccgttgtgttttgttcctCCGCTTGTTCGTTTGCTGCTGGCTCGCTCGCTGGTGCAGATGCCTCTTCTGGCTCTTCTGTCTCCTCTTCTACTACCAATGGTTCATCTGTAACGAGCTCTTCATACTCTGGCTGTGCCGTAGCtgatattaaaacaaaatatcaatCAAATGGTTTCTTCTGTGCTGAATTGTAAGCCCTCCACTTACCTTCCACTTCCACATTAACGTGTGGCTCAGCAGTGGTCGACAGTGCTACGAACGAGTCACACTCAAACTGTCCACTGTTGCTGCAGAACGTCCCGGCCGGGCAGAGCTGCACCTCATCGTTAACGGTCGTCGGTTTCCCGTCACCATAGTCTACACAAAGTTGAAATCGGACATCGTCCAGACACAGGTAGTCCTTGCCGTGGCAGTCGGTTCCTCCGGTTTGCGGTCGTACACCTGACACCAGCAAACCCTGTAGCAGATAAACAGAGAGCAGCAGAAACTGCCTATAGTTCAAGACACTAACACGCCATCCCGCCCCACCGAACACTTACGAATAGCACGAACTGCAAAAAGAACACCCTGAACACAAAATCCATTCTGCACGCGGTCGTTGTTGAAGTCCAGATCCCAAAAACTTGACTGTGGGCTCGGGGTCGTTTCGTTACTGATGCTGGCCGGGTCTAGGTCGTGCTTATTTAAGCGCGCTGTTGCAACTTCCTGCCACCCCAATCGTTGCGCCGTCTTCTCGGAAACTTAATCCAGGGCCATCCACGCGGGCTTAACTTGGTGGCAGATAAGGGCCTGGTGATAGTTTGCTACACGAACcttgctgctactactaccgaGATAAAACGTTTCAGTTAGTGCAACGGAGCGGAACTATCCATTGTTTGGTTGTGAAATCTTCCCTCTAATCTCTCTGCAGGTGTTCGAGAACAGATGACTCAATTGCCGAGCCCAAGACTGATGGAAACTGCCGCAGGGCCGGTATGGCATTCAAGATGAGATGTGACAGATATTGGAAAGTAGAATTCTGCCTTTTTATCGGCTATCATTTCTGAAGAGTGTACAGAAAATAAGCCATTATGCTAGATCGGCTTTCATCCCCAACTGCTCCATTCCAAGAAAATGGCACACTCTCACAATAATCTCCTAATCTCTAGCTGTGCATCTTCTCATCCGGTTACTGAAGGTAATGAATTGGATGTGAGAACCGCCTCTGAAAGCTTATAATCAAATCATAACAAATCTGTTTCACTACAAAGGAAGATGAAATCAATTTCGTCGGTATTTTTGATTATCTACGCATTGTAAAAGGGGCCGGATTCGAATTGCTTGGGACACAATCTTATTAGGAATTCTTAAAATCTTGAGAGCAAAGAAATGAGTCTTGCGCTATCTGATCCCCGCTCCCCAATGGGAGTATAACGTAAATAAGTGACAATCGCTTCGAATCTTTCCTTTGGAGCGGAAAAATACGCCCAGCAGCCGGTGAAGCGGAACCGGGGGAGTCTGGAAATCGATTTGCTTTCACTCCATTTCATCGGAATCGGTTGCAAAAACCCGAGGACTAACGGGTACCGGGCTTTCTGCTCACGGCGACTACAGTTCCCACACTTTGCCAATAGTTTAATGGAAGTGCTCCGTTTAGCAGTTGGCGAAACGGTAAAAATAGACCGTTCCGTCCATCCGACCGGGGTTTTCCAACCCATTCGGAGCGCTGTAACTATTCTATTGTCCTACTCAAACCGGCCTGAAACGCATCGTTGGCGTCTGTGTCTATGAAACCCCTGAAAACACCTCGAACCCCCCGGGGGCAGTGGATTCCGGGTTTGAAGGGTTTCGGGCCCAGTGTGGCCCAGAATCAACGCGGTGGAAAATATCGATGATGAGCAAGTTAAATAAACTGCCCCGAGAACCTACCGGGACTGCTTTCGAAAGCCGGTGCAAACGACACGCTCGAGTGGAAAGTATTTTAGCTGAGTAAGCGAAAATCGGTCACATCCTTTTTCGTTCACATCGGGACGCTCGCGAGAACCGGCAAAAAAGCGGAAAGTGTTTTACCCTTTTTGTGGGGCGGGTTTTTGAGTAATGATGCGAGAAAAGTTTTTCGCAAAGAAATTCCAAATGCGACACTTGCAGGAATGTTTCGCGAGTATTAAATTGGAAATGTGGGTGGAGGTGGTGAGGGGAGATTGTTCCTTACTATTGGTTGATGAAGCTGATGTTCCTGAGAAATTGGACTGCAATGGTGTTTGGGGTGCGTCGGAAAATGATTTAAACGGATCTTAAAGCCTTCGGGAATGAATTGAGCGAATGCGAATGGAACTGGAATGAAACTGAAGAGCATGATCAAGGAAAACACAAGCAGAAGAAGGCAAAGGAACCTCTTCTTCCTTATGCCCAACAGTCATGAAACTCATCTGGCAAAATCCAATTCAAACAATCGCTTGTCATTCGATCTAATTTGAAATTCAGCTCTGTTCCGTCGCGTCACTCCTTCTTGTATCACATTCCGAGTACACTGGTACGAGTTGAAATGCCACCCCGGAGATGTTGTTGGGCGGTTTCGAACGCTCGTCAGACAATTTAAgcttgtctgttttttttttttttgtttttgctaccttTTCTCTATCGTGTCTCACGATGGGGATTGATTATGTGTCCTTACAAGCGCCAACGACACAAAACGGGGCTTACCTAACTCGACTCTACACCAACTCGCCCACAAAACGTGTACCGAGCACTTACATTCAGGTGCATGATACTTCCGATGAGTAAACGAACCGCCATCGTAAGAGTTTATCCCACTAGAGATGGGGGAATCGGGACGGAACGAGAAATCCGAAATCACAACCCTTTTTTACTATTTCCACCAACCTGTCGACACGATTCTTCATCGTGAACAGTGAACCAGCTCGTGATTGCCGTCATACCAATTGCACACCGTTCGATTTCTCAGACTGCGATCCCCGCTGGATGTGTGTGGAGTTTACCAGATGCATTGGTTGTGCAGTAACTGTGCAGCACGACGTCTGTGCAAATGCAACCGCTCGCAGGAAGTAGCTGTAGTAGCTGCTGAACAGAAGTTTACTGTTTGAGTGCAATCAACGATCGATCGGGCTATCGCTTCGGAATCGGTGTCTCTTTGGCGGTTTGTTTGAATGTGCTGCACACgctgcacacatacacacccggcATGGTCGGCTCTTGTTTTCGGATGTTCTTTGTAATTCAGAATCTGGTTCGAAAACATGATGATTGAATTACGGTCCGCTGCTTGTCTAGCTACCCGACATAACGAGCAAATCAGTATCACAACTGTTCGGTGCGTTTGAAACATTAGTTACATACCATGTGGGGCAGATTTCCAGTAGTtactttgcttttttgtttattatagCGAAATGGCAacgttttcaaaatttgagcTCTTCCTTTGCAATGAAACCACATGTAAAGTTTGAAAAAGCACGAAAAGAACGTTTTGTCGTGCGTTGTGCTGACTTTTAGGCGCCCAGCTCTACGGCACAAATCAGAAATATGGGTTTTGCACAAATGAGATGTTTAAATAGAAATATTGATTGATCTTGCTTCCGAAAACTGCCATCGTAAGCTAGATAGTGAAAATAAACAGTATATTTCATTTCGATTCGAGTCCAATGGGATATATTTCTTCAGAAAAGGtcactaaacaaacaaacgattcaTATTCACATAAACCTAATGTATCGATTGgaacctcctcctcctcctaaCCTCCTCTGTAACTCCTTTCCGGGCCCGATATTCGGTCCGAGCTGAGAAAACCTCGATGAGTGAAATTATGGTTCATCTGACTCAAGCTGCCAGCAGGCTCCTGCGATACATCCAATCCATTTCGTAACCAGCCCCATGTTCCTCGAAGGCTACATTTGCCTCACTCAGCATAAatgatggaagaaaaatgcacTTAAAAAAATTACTCACACTTCTCCAAACGCTTCTTTTGTTGCACTCCCCATACTGAAAATGGGGTCTTCTCTTCCTATCTGTCTTTGTCTCTCGGCTTGGCAAACTCGTTCCAAAATTCTCGAACATGAAAATGGCATAAAACTGTCGTCCTCGATCTccaacacacagacatacacacacacacacacgcttaccAGACAATGGAAAAGTTATGGTTGTTGCGGTTTATCggtaaacaataaaattttacGAATTTGCTGCTTGCGAAGCAGTTTACGTTTCGAAACGACTGTCCCATTTTGCAAGCGTAACGGCAATGGAACGTCTTTTACTGGATCGGATAAAAACAACggatcccttttttgttgccttcccGAAGCCACAGCTGGGTCAAGAAGGGCTTTAAGGTTTTAAAATGCCCTTTTCACTCACTTCTTTTCCCTGCGAATAGCCTCGCCCGCAAGAGCAACAGATTCGTGCATTGGCATTTTGTCGTACTCCCACTAACACGCACAATGGAAGCCACGGTGTTGGTTATTCGAGGAGGCTTCCATAATGCAGCTGGTCAAAACCCACGCCCAgaagaattatttttcatattctgattttgtaaaaaaaaaataagacacCGTGTGTGATTGTGTCGGAGACAGAAAGTGGCTGGGCGAGAAGcggaaatgtttgcaatcaataAGTGCTAATGGAAATTCCAACGTAAGAATGTTCAATCGAGACTGTATATTGAGAAATTCCATCATGGTGGAAACCACTAGCCCTTTCAAATACCATCAATTTTATTGTATAATTTACAATTAACTTACACAAAAGCTATCTCTGTGTCCGCTAATACACGTATgtaagtgtgtctgtgtttgtgaaaTTGGTCAACGAATTTAACATAACTGAGAGCCAAATGGGGCGAATAATCAACATTCCAATAGGATTTCCACACACAATGACAATCCGGTCGATAATCCCATTTTTGTCGGTAAAGCATGCTTTTTAGGAATGCACAAAGTGTGCGATCGTTTGTGTTTGCGTATGGTCTACACtagggtgtatgtgtgtgtgcgtgtgaaggAGAGCACACATGTGAGGAAGGATTTTGCAAGCGCAGACCAAAACCGCACGCTTTGGATCATACTTTTATTTTGCGCTCCACTTCACACCGTAATGTAATTAGTTCTCGGGGGAAATCAAGCTAATGGTGGGGTTGGACTCGCCAGCAAACTTCACCGCGATGGCCTTGGGGAAGGGAAAATCCTGCCGAACGCTTACAACGCAACTAGCGATGCTTTATTCCGTGATATTCGTCAATACCTCGAGGGAAAATATCACTTCACCATGGTTTTGTCTTATGGTTGCCGACTGGGAACGATAATGCACGGACAATGGAGTATGTGGTTGTATTGTCCTGTAATTAATTGCCTTTAAATTAAATCTGTGAAAATTTGTAGAAACTTGGCGAATGTTATTGAAGATGAACTCATGATCGTATTGTTACAAACATTcctaaaaacataaacataggTAATAGACTATAAATCGGATCAAGGGACCCCAGGTGAACACTTCACACAATAAAAGTGAAGGATATAACCTACATAAAACTAATCACTGAATCTTATTTTTTATCGCTCTTCACTAACGATTCTTCCGTCAGTAGCCCCTTTAAATCCCCTAAAAGATTTCCACTCCAGTTCTATCCCGTTTCAGTATATTAGTATCTCCGCTTataacaaaaaccaacacaaaatGATTATTACGCAAACATTAACAAAAGCGAGAGGAGAATAAAAAACGTTCCACTTCACGGTACAATTTTTCCATCCCGTGTCGTGTACCAGC contains:
- the LOC120897980 gene encoding flocculation protein FLO11-like, producing the protein MDFVFRVFFLQFVLFGLLVSGVRPQTGGTDCHGKDYLCLDDVRFQLCVDYGDGKPTTVNDEVQLCPAGTFCSNSGQFECDSFVALSTTAEPHVNVEVEATAQPEYEELVTDEPLVVEEETEEPEEASAPASEPAANEQAEEQNTTVAPESSTVAVEVETNEVPQEEAAAPSEDTELPEQSETTVPAEESAPSTSVPEAETTAQSTNAEVEQSPAETELPEENNSPAVEESTTLAPPSEGVSGQESVATEAAEVEASGNTESAVATEQTEASEPDSTTQQQVEEQSSTDASEAVTTEESVQSEQSTEGVAAETEVSQDASTAAAPEAPEQVETETPVEVPEETEAPVLPEAEEETGSETVPSEPEVEAEVEEVTSEAPVEPEASESTPASPVETEAPEVSSEPSVEPEASEPTSQPAEESENPESPVVPSEEPEAAEPTGTEAPETPEATSAPETTAAVTEAETTSTAPTTTATEEDNSASNGGESGSNEGSNASPDSTEAPSAESGAESNEASTVHPQAPGSGEFVCPAAGRFANPTDCHKYYVCFWLPFGLYSLEQNCLAGYAYNPSLERCTADQSVCFPGEFTCMGPGRFPDPADPTSYFWCVWNMFGGYLQYKMQCPMGQVYNAFRGRCAFAVAGRSLPFDELDDELAAAEVAEESHPAEVDSAVEPVEPEVEPVAPVAEEQPKLKVKFQCLEEGTFADPNNCGRYFVCTLKKLDKFKKSKFKCAAGERFDPLMGMCVPDLDALCE